A single Gossypium hirsutum isolate 1008001.06 unplaced genomic scaffold, Gossypium_hirsutum_v2.1 scaffold_468, whole genome shotgun sequence DNA region contains:
- the LOC107914770 gene encoding uncharacterized protein, whose protein sequence is MNSDEKWRYVTYRWGSQEKTVNINPIMLRFRPIAPKPVIGESGSGGVQFGNKNLLLCKPRAKRKYVRVRKNNIKRKKRSSSSSPSDHEESSKKTEKVVTLQLLPEKTEAIGSINDENGVVLEENNQDLPSLFNLNNSRWINRIAPLEEPDRKAVMSQTERATVVESWVTVECVTETCMDGRELGSTDVEKMKNLEADTCPGFISDGLNRVQWVNGAYKRMLMAGEGHEGWLPPEITAWLVIKQELPTFCTAFSCKVRLQFMWRNKCSTIMLPCDAWKMDGGGGFAWRLDVESALSLGH, encoded by the coding sequence ATGAACAGTGATGAAAAATGGAGGTATGTTACCTACAGATGGGGTTCGCAAGAGAAGACGGTGAACATCAATCCGATAATGCTAAGATTCCGTCCAATCGCTCCGAAACCGGTGATCGGAGAGTCTGGTTCCGGTGGGGTTCAGTTTGGTAACAAAAACTTGTTGCTTTGTAAGCCAAGAGCTAAAAGAAAATACGTTAGGGTTCGAAAGAATAATATCAAGAGAAAGAAaagatcatcatcatcatcaccatcagaTCATGAAGAATCTTCAAAAAAAACTGAAAAGGTTGTTACTTTGCAGTTATTACCAGAGAAAACTGAAGCAATTGGATCAATTAACGATGAAAACGGTGTAGTTTTGGAGGAAAATAATCAAGATCTACCTTCGTTGTTTAACTTGAACAACAGCCGTTGGATTAATCGTATCGCTCCTTTGGAGGAGCCTGATCGGAAGGCGGTGATGAGTCAAACGGAAAGGGCAACGGTGGTTGAGTCGTGGGTTACGGTGGAGTGCGTGACGGAGACTTGCATGGATGGGAGAGAGCTAGGAAGTACTGACGTCGAAAAGATGAAGAATCTTGAGGCCGACACGTGTCCAGGGTTTATATCCGACGGTTTAAATAGGGTTCAGTGGGTTAACGGGGCATATAAGAGGATGTTGATGGCGGGGGAAGGGCATGAGGGGTGGTTGCCGCCGGAGATAACGGCTTGGCTTGTGATTAAACAAGAGTTGCCTACGTTTTGCACTGCATTTTCATGCAAGGTAAGGTTGCAGTTCATGTGGCGGAACAAGTGTTCCACAATAATGTTGCCGTGTGATGCCTGGAAAATGGACGGCGGCGGCGGTTTTGCATGGCGGCTCGATGTCGAGTCTGCTCTCAGTCTCGGCCATTAA
- the LOC121226824 gene encoding uncharacterized protein, whose protein sequence is MVASDHMAVMGLPNPGRMTVVESWVMVESVTETCIEEEEMEKCTDQEKMKNLVKDTCPGFVSDGLNRVFWVNQAYRNMVGLDQDGEQERAATAVGLVLKDGLTFPCGAFSCRVWLRYVDGKGKNYSKTVPCDVWKLSSGGFAWRLDVNAALSLGL, encoded by the coding sequence ATGGTCGCGTCAGATCACATGGCGGTGATGGGGTTACCCAACCCGGGGAGGATGACGGTGGTGGAGTCGTGGGTGATGGTGGAGAGCGTGACGGAAACTTGCATTGAAGAGGAGGAGATGGAGAAGTGTACGGACCAGGAGAAAATGAAGAATCTCGTGAAGGACACGTGTCCCGGGTTTGTATCAGACGGGCTGAACCGGGTTTTCTGGGTGAACCAAGCGTATAGAAATATGGTAGGCTTGGACCAGGACGGGGAGCAAGAACGGGCCGCAACCGCCGTGGGGTTGGTGTTGAAAGACGGGCTCACCTTTCCCTGCGGTGCATTTTCGTGCCGCGTATGGTTGCGTTACGTGGATGGGAAGGGTAAGAATTACTCGAAAACGGTTCCCTGCGACGTTTGGAAGCTGAGCTCCGGCGGATTTGCATGGCGGCTGGACGTCAACGCTGCTCTCAGCTTGGGACTCTAG